A region from the Triticum aestivum cultivar Chinese Spring chromosome 3D, IWGSC CS RefSeq v2.1, whole genome shotgun sequence genome encodes:
- the LOC123078643 gene encoding dual-specificity RNA methyltransferase RlmN, which produces MAALPLLRWGASSLHAHFSPTPPRRLFSALRQPPAAGRYEPGSRVMLKGMDYPELEKWVQSQGFRPGQAMMLWKCLYGNNVWAHCHDELAGLNKDLRKMISDHADLKALTIKDIITASDGTRKILFSLEDASVIETVVIPSARGRTTVCVSSQVGCAMNCQFCFTGRMGLRKHLSTAEIVEQAVFARKLFSDEFGTITNVVFMGMGEPLHNVDNVIKASSIMVDEQGLQFSPRKVTVSTSGLVPEIKRFLNESNCDLAVSLNATTDEVRDWIMPINRRYNLSTLLGTLREELRLRPKSIVLFEYVMLAGVNDSVDDAKRLTELVRGIACKINLISFNPHSGSQFKPTPDEKIIEFRNMLIQSGLTVMVRLSRGDDQMAACGQLGAAGDYQLPLLRVPEKFQVAL; this is translated from the exons ATGGCGGCGCTGCCTCTTCTCCGGTGGGGCGCCTCCTCCCTCCACGCCCACTTCTCCCCTACCCCGCCGCGACGCCTCTTCTCCGCTCTCCGACAGCCCCCTGCCGCCGGCCGCTACGAGCCAGGCTCCAGGGTCATGCTTAAGGGGATGGACTACCCAGAGCTCGAG AAATGGGTGCAGTCGCAAGGATTCCGACCGGGACAGGCCATGATGCTGTGGAAATGCCTCTACGGGAACAACGTCTGGGCGCATTGCCACGACGAGCTGGCTG GCTTGAACAAGGACTTGAGGAAAATGATAAGTGATCATGCTGATCTGAAGGCATTAACTATTAAAGACATTATTACTGCATCAGATGGAACCCGAAAG ATACTGTTCTCTCTTGAAGATGCCTCAGTGATTGAAACAGTTGTCATTCCTAGCGCCAGGGGCCGGACAACGGTCTGTGTTTCAAGTCAAGTGGGCTGTGCCATGAATTGTCAGTTTTGCTTCACTGGGAG GATGGGTTTGAGAAAGCATTTGTCTACAGCTGAGATAGTTGAGCAGGCTGTGTTTGCTCGTAAGCTATTTTCAGATGAATTTGGTACTATTACAAATGTTGTATTTATG GGCATGGGCGAGCCGTTGCACAATGTAGATAACGTAATAAAAGCATCATCTATAATGGTTGATGAGCAGGGTCTTCAGTTTAGTCCTCGCAAGGTTACTGTATCCACAAGTGGTCTCGTTCCAGAGATAAAACGCTTCCTCAATGAATCCAATTGCGATCTGGCCGTGAGTCTTAATGCAACAACTGATGAG GTTAGGGATTGGATAATGCCCATTAACAGAAGGTACAATCTTAGCACGCTTCTTGGCACTTTAAGGGAGGAACTTCGTTTGAGACCTAAGTCCATAGTGCTATTTGAATACGTCATGCTTGCTGGAGTGAATGACAG TGTGGATGATGCGAAGAGGCTTACAGAGCTGGTTCGTGGTATTGCCTGCAAGATCAACCTCATCTCTTTCAACCCCCATAGTGGGTCCCAATTCAAGCCGACGCCCGATGAGAAAATTATCGAGTTCCGCAACATGTTAATCCAGTCCGGCCTTACCGTTATGGTGCGGCTAAGCAGAGGCGATGACCAGATGGCTGCCTGCGGGCAGCTAGGAGCGGCTGGTGACTATCAGCTACCGCTGCTCCGTGTTCCTGAGAAATTTCAGGTCGCCTTATGA